Part of the Halobacteriovorax vibrionivorans genome, CAACGACTCCCATCCCACCTGCTGTACAGATTGAGATGAGTCCTCTTCCACCGCCTTTTTCATTAAGCATTTTAGCAAGGCCTGCCACAATTCTTGCGCCAGTAGCACCAAATGGATGTCCAAGAGCAAGTGATCCACCTTTAACATTTAGCTTCGAGCGATCAATTGATCCAAGTGCCCCATCAAGCCCTAGTTTTGTTTTACAGAACTCTTCATCTTCCCAGGCTTTTAAAGTACAAAGAACTTGAGCAGCAAAGGCTTCATGAATTTCATAGAAGTCAAAATCTTGAAGAGTAAGGCCTGCTCTTTTTAAAAGTTTAGGAACGGCATAAACAGGGGCCATAAGAAGCCCTTCTTCTTCAATAAAATCAACTGCAGCAGACTGGCAAGTTGTAAAGTAAGCTTGAATCTCTAGATTATTTTCTTTTGCATATTCTTCACTACATAAGAAAACGGCAGATGCTCCGTCAGTAAGAGGAGTTGAATTTGCAGCAGTTAATGTCGCCTTATCAGACTTCTCAAAGGCCGTTCTCAAGCTTCCCATTTTTTCAACTGTCGTATCCGCTCTTAAGATCCCATCCTTTTCTAATCCCTTAAATGGAACAACGAGATCACTATAAAAGCCTTCGTTATATGCACGATCTGCATTTTGATGAGACTCCCATGCTAATTGATCTTGTTCACTTCTTGGAATCTGCCAACGTTGCGCCATAAGTTCACAACTTTGTCCCATCGAAAGACCTGTACGAGGCTCTTTTACAGCAGGAAATGAAGGCTTTAAGTCCGCTGGACGAATACTCAATAAAGCCTTGATACGATCACCTGTTGAACGAGCATAATTTGCTTTACTCATAGCATCTGAGAAATTCTTAGAGAACTCAACTGGAATATCACTATTTGTATCAACACCACCTGCAATACCGCATTCAATTTGTCCTGTAGCAATTTTCATGGCGATAATATTAGAGGCCTCAAGAGATAGGCCACAAGCTTTTTGAATATCTGTTGCAGGAGTATGAAATGAAAGCCCTGCTTCAATTGTACATTCACGGGCCAAAGAAAAGTCATAAGCATGCTTACTAACAGCTCCAAGAACAACTTCACCAACTTCTTTTCCCTTTAAATTCATTTTATCAACAAGACCTTTAAGGGCCGCTGTCATTAGTTCCTTATTAGAAACTCCTTGATACTTTGTTCCAGAGCGAGCAAATGGAATTCTCGAACCTGTAACGATACATACTTTTC contains:
- a CDS encoding acetyl-CoA C-acetyltransferase, with the protein product MNQRKVCIVTGSRIPFARSGTKYQGVSNKELMTAALKGLVDKMNLKGKEVGEVVLGAVSKHAYDFSLARECTIEAGLSFHTPATDIQKACGLSLEASNIIAMKIATGQIECGIAGGVDTNSDIPVEFSKNFSDAMSKANYARSTGDRIKALLSIRPADLKPSFPAVKEPRTGLSMGQSCELMAQRWQIPRSEQDQLAWESHQNADRAYNEGFYSDLVVPFKGLEKDGILRADTTVEKMGSLRTAFEKSDKATLTAANSTPLTDGASAVFLCSEEYAKENNLEIQAYFTTCQSAAVDFIEEEGLLMAPVYAVPKLLKRAGLTLQDFDFYEIHEAFAAQVLCTLKAWEDEEFCKTKLGLDGALGSIDRSKLNVKGGSLALGHPFGATGARIVAGLAKMLNEKGGGRGLISICTAGGMGVVAIVEK